The proteins below are encoded in one region of Lonchura striata isolate bLonStr1 chromosome 1, bLonStr1.mat, whole genome shotgun sequence:
- the RPS20 gene encoding small ribosomal subunit protein uS10, whose translation MAFKDTGKAPVEQEVAIHRIRITLTSRNVKSLEKVCADLIRGAKEKNLKVKGPVRMPTKTLRITTRKTPCGEGSKTWDRFQMRIHKRLIDLHSPSEIVKQITSISIEPGVEVEVTIADA comes from the exons atg GCATTTAAAGATACTGGCAAAGCACCTGTGGAACAAGAGGTGGCGATCCATCGCATTAGAATTACTTTGACAAGTCGCAATGTAAAATCACTGGAGAAGG TCTGTGCTGACTTGATCAGAGGtgctaaggaaaaaaacctgaaggtGAAGGGACCTGTTCGCATGCCCACCAAG ACCCTGCGGATCACTACCAGGAAGACGCCTTGTGGTGAAGGTTCCAAGACCTGGGATCGCTTCCAAATGCGTATCCATAAGCGGCTCATTGACCTGCACAGCCCTTCGGAGATCGTGAAGCAGATCACTTCCATCAGCATCGAACCAGGCGTAGAAGTTGAAGTTACTATTGCCGATGCCTAA